The following proteins come from a genomic window of Sorghum bicolor cultivar BTx623 chromosome 3, Sorghum_bicolor_NCBIv3, whole genome shotgun sequence:
- the LOC8054928 gene encoding CBS domain-containing protein CBSX3, mitochondrial produces MQGITKALRLHGRQLRHTVLQHMNKGIFSWATLISRIQSESPTVIIPHMGLENITVSEILKAKGEAEAGAVYWCSTSHSVHEAVQHMTAHNVGALVVLKSGNMNQLAGIVTERDFSRKILLPGRPSEETRVEDIMTEEDKLITVSSHTNILRAMEVMTDKHIRHVPVFDEKVVGMISIGDVVRAIVDQQHQEVKQLKKYIRGDYY; encoded by the exons ATGCAAGGGATCACGAAGGCGCTGCGCCTCCATGGAAGGCAGCTAAGGCACACAGTTCTGCAACATATGAACAAGGGGATCTTCTCCTGGGCCACCCTTATTTCGCGCATACAAAGCGAGTCGCCAACTGTGATTATACCACACATGGGGCTCGAGAACATTACCGTCAGTGAAATTCTCAAGGCAAAGGGGGAGGCTGAAGCTGGAGCAGTCTACTGGTGCAGCACCAGCCATTCTGTACATGAAGCAGTACAGCAC ATGACAGCACACAATGTTGGAGCTCTGGTGGTTCTCAAGTCAGGGAACATGAACCAGCTTGCAGGAATTGTAACCGAGAGAG ATTTTTCCAGGAAGATCCTCTTGCCAGGGCGACCTTCAGAAGAAACCAGAGTTGAAGATATCATGACAGAGGAG GACAAGCTAATTACAGTGTCTAGTCATACCAATATTCTACGTGCCATGGAGGTTATGACAG ACAAGCATATCAGACATGTTCCTGTTTTCGATGAGAAGGTAGTTGGTATGATATccattggtgatgttgttagaGCGATTGTGGACCAACAGCACCAGGAAGTAAAACAGCTGAAGAAGTATATCAGAGGAGATTATTATTAG